A region of Frederiksenia canicola DNA encodes the following proteins:
- the rne gene encoding ribonuclease E, translated as MKRMLINATQKEELRVALVDGQRLFDLDIESPGHEQKKANIYKGKITRVEPSLEAAFVDYGAERHGFLPLKEISREYFPEGYVFQGRPNIKDIIQEGQEVIVQVGKEERGNKGAALTTFISLAGSYLVLMPNNPRAGGISRRIEGDERLELKEALDCLTVPDDVGLIVRTAGVGKSPEELQWDLKVLLHHWEAIKQAAQSRPAPFLIHQESDVIVRAIRDYLRRDIGEILIDNKKVFEKAKNHIRLVRPDFINRVRLYEGEVPLFSHYQIESQIESAFQREVRLPSGGSIVIDVTEALTAIDINSSRATRGGDIEETALNTNLEAADEIARQLRLRDLGGLIVIDFIDMTPVRHQREVENRIREATRQDRARIQFGRISRFGLLEMSRQRLSPSLSEASSHVCPRCQGTGKIRDNESIALSILRLLEEEAIKDNSAQVHTIVPVEIASYLLNEKRRAISDIEKRHDVQVVVVPTESMHTPHFSVYRLRESEVVPTLSYDLAKRYQEREENSLISQQSEDVLVTRNEPVLTVESVLQNAELNLQAAPTPAAPAKPSLLSRLIAKIKSWFSEEEKAPQKKGKHNKRNPRDRRQQRRERPNRNEQRQERKNQAIEDNKALQKEAQAETKAESKKRRDVVEEVVSERQQRETAKVAERRQRRDLRKKVRVEGNDVESKASEMQVVAETETPAKFVVQDSPMLPTEQFEMAEAQAVTSTEKFANNDSKDDANDSKENGRQRRLPRHLRVGGNQRRRERRDEVKAVMPLAAAVASPEFASGKIWVKVCETPKAEEKTAFLSVDEMLQQQTQPEQKEIVKAKPNPDAKFAVPFGGVVTQATDRDLVKENHERKNHEEVDVVSSDTEPKPLPDAIQPFGFVVTQETNRDLVKENHARRSVKSAASVAQAEQSTVVEEPAKTIGVYQSSYQFEGKLGTFSRVPHTKAAMSVAAAPVEQSPAFPIQEWQHSKYYFYGKGFGGHSSAISHVYSVARVASSVE; from the coding sequence ATGAAAAGAATGTTAATCAATGCAACTCAGAAAGAAGAGTTGCGTGTTGCCCTTGTCGATGGGCAGCGACTGTTCGACTTGGACATTGAAAGTCCGGGGCACGAGCAGAAAAAAGCGAATATCTACAAAGGAAAAATCACTCGCGTTGAGCCGAGTTTAGAAGCGGCATTTGTCGATTACGGTGCAGAACGTCACGGTTTCCTTCCTCTCAAAGAAATTTCTCGAGAATACTTCCCTGAAGGTTATGTGTTCCAAGGTCGCCCGAATATCAAAGATATTATCCAAGAAGGGCAAGAAGTCATCGTCCAAGTCGGAAAAGAAGAGCGTGGCAATAAAGGGGCAGCACTGACGACTTTCATCTCCCTTGCGGGCAGTTATTTAGTGTTAATGCCAAACAATCCAAGAGCAGGTGGGATTTCTCGCCGCATTGAAGGTGATGAGCGTTTGGAACTCAAAGAAGCCCTTGATTGCTTGACGGTGCCTGACGATGTGGGGTTGATCGTGCGTACTGCCGGTGTCGGCAAGTCGCCAGAGGAGCTGCAGTGGGACTTAAAAGTGTTGCTACACCATTGGGAAGCCATTAAACAAGCAGCACAATCTCGTCCTGCACCATTTTTAATTCACCAAGAAAGTGATGTGATCGTGCGTGCTATTCGCGACTATCTCCGTCGTGATATTGGCGAAATCTTAATTGATAACAAAAAAGTGTTCGAAAAAGCGAAAAATCATATCCGCTTGGTGCGTCCTGACTTCATCAATCGTGTGCGTTTATACGAAGGCGAAGTGCCGTTGTTCAGCCACTATCAAATTGAATCGCAAATTGAATCCGCATTCCAACGTGAAGTGCGTTTACCATCAGGCGGTTCAATCGTAATTGATGTTACGGAAGCCTTAACTGCTATTGACATCAACTCGTCTCGAGCCACTCGTGGTGGCGATATTGAAGAAACCGCATTGAACACCAACTTGGAAGCGGCTGATGAAATCGCACGCCAATTACGTTTGCGTGACTTGGGAGGATTGATTGTCATCGACTTCATTGACATGACGCCAGTTCGCCACCAGCGTGAAGTAGAGAACCGCATTCGTGAAGCCACTCGCCAAGATCGGGCTCGTATTCAATTTGGTCGTATTTCTCGTTTTGGCTTGCTTGAAATGAGCCGCCAGCGTTTGAGTCCGTCCTTAAGTGAGGCCTCAAGCCACGTTTGTCCACGTTGCCAAGGTACTGGCAAGATTCGTGATAATGAATCGATTGCGTTGTCGATTTTACGTTTACTTGAAGAAGAAGCAATTAAGGACAATTCCGCACAAGTGCATACCATCGTGCCAGTAGAAATTGCCTCGTACTTATTGAACGAAAAACGCCGTGCGATTAGTGATATTGAAAAACGTCACGACGTACAAGTGGTTGTGGTACCAACGGAATCGATGCACACACCACATTTCAGTGTTTATCGCTTGCGTGAAAGTGAAGTGGTACCAACCTTAAGTTATGATTTAGCCAAACGCTATCAAGAGCGTGAAGAAAATAGCTTGATCTCGCAACAGAGCGAAGATGTGCTAGTCACCCGTAATGAGCCTGTGCTCACGGTGGAATCGGTCTTGCAGAATGCGGAGTTAAATTTACAAGCGGCTCCAACTCCAGCGGCTCCTGCGAAGCCATCGTTACTAAGCCGTTTGATTGCCAAGATCAAATCTTGGTTCTCAGAAGAAGAAAAAGCACCGCAGAAAAAAGGTAAACATAATAAACGCAATCCACGTGATCGTCGTCAGCAACGTCGTGAGCGTCCAAATCGCAATGAACAGCGTCAAGAACGCAAAAATCAAGCGATTGAAGACAACAAAGCTTTACAAAAAGAAGCTCAAGCAGAAACAAAAGCCGAGAGCAAAAAACGCCGTGATGTGGTCGAAGAAGTGGTGAGTGAACGCCAACAGCGTGAAACGGCAAAAGTGGCAGAACGTCGCCAACGTCGTGATTTACGCAAAAAAGTTCGAGTAGAAGGCAACGATGTAGAATCAAAAGCAAGTGAGATGCAAGTCGTTGCTGAAACAGAGACACCAGCAAAATTTGTTGTGCAAGATTCACCGATGTTGCCAACTGAACAATTCGAGATGGCAGAAGCACAAGCGGTCACTTCCACTGAAAAATTTGCAAATAATGACAGCAAAGACGATGCTAACGATTCGAAAGAAAATGGTCGTCAGCGTCGTTTGCCACGTCATTTGCGTGTGGGTGGAAATCAACGCCGTCGCGAACGCCGTGATGAAGTCAAAGCTGTAATGCCATTAGCGGCAGCGGTCGCATCACCCGAGTTTGCAAGCGGTAAGATCTGGGTAAAAGTTTGCGAAACACCGAAAGCGGAGGAGAAAACCGCCTTCTTGTCTGTGGATGAAATGTTGCAACAACAAACTCAACCTGAACAGAAAGAGATTGTGAAAGCAAAACCGAACCCTGATGCGAAATTTGCCGTACCTTTTGGTGGTGTGGTGACACAAGCTACGGATCGTGATTTAGTCAAAGAAAATCATGAACGTAAAAATCATGAAGAAGTCGATGTTGTTTCATCAGATACCGAGCCAAAACCGTTACCTGATGCAATCCAACCATTTGGCTTTGTGGTTACGCAAGAGACCAACCGTGATTTAGTGAAAGAAAATCACGCCCGTCGTAGCGTTAAATCTGCTGCCAGCGTGGCTCAAGCGGAACAAAGTACCGTAGTGGAAGAGCCAGCAAAAACCATTGGCGTTTATCAAAGCAGTTATCAATTTGAAGGTAAACTCGGCACATTCTCTCGCGTACCACATACTAAAGCAGCTATGTCGGTTGCCGCTGCCCCTGTGGAGCAAAGCCCTGCGTTTCCAATTCAAGAGTGGCAACACTCCAAATACTATTTCTATGGTAAAGGATTCGGTGGGCACAGCAGTGCGATCAGCCACGTTTACTCAGTAGCCCGTGTTGCTAGCAGTGTTGAATAA
- a CDS encoding mechanosensitive ion channel family protein: MSKETQATDTVQQIDVQATATKVLEEVKTLDLAKLDHFLYDYIIPYGTKIVLAIAIFVFGKYLARIISRLLGRAVLASSKDEMLQSFVTSIAYFLFLLIVVIAALSQLGINTSSLVALIGAAGLAIGLALQNSLQNFAAGVMILIFKPFRKGDFIEAAGASGKVEQMGLLVLELRTGDNKTVLVPNGKVFADSIVNYSRNETRRIDLIFDISYDADIEKAKSIIAKVLFDDENVLNHPEPTIAVGSLAPSSVQLFVRPWVQTSKYASTQFDLLEKVKMEFDKAGIGIPFNQLDLHLPDNVEIVRKA; this comes from the coding sequence ATGAGTAAAGAAACACAAGCTACGGATACTGTGCAGCAAATTGATGTTCAAGCCACGGCAACGAAGGTATTAGAAGAAGTAAAAACTTTGGATTTGGCGAAATTAGACCATTTTTTGTACGACTACATTATTCCTTACGGCACGAAAATCGTCCTTGCGATTGCTATTTTTGTATTCGGTAAATATTTAGCTCGAATCATTAGCCGATTACTTGGTCGAGCGGTCTTGGCATCTAGCAAAGATGAGATGTTGCAAAGTTTTGTGACATCCATTGCCTATTTTTTATTCCTTCTCATTGTGGTGATTGCCGCCCTTTCACAACTTGGGATTAACACCAGTTCTCTTGTTGCCTTAATTGGTGCGGCTGGTTTGGCGATTGGTTTAGCATTACAAAACTCGCTACAAAATTTTGCAGCGGGGGTGATGATTTTGATCTTCAAACCTTTTCGCAAAGGCGATTTTATTGAAGCCGCAGGAGCCAGCGGAAAAGTGGAGCAAATGGGGCTATTGGTATTGGAGTTGCGGACAGGTGACAACAAAACCGTGCTAGTACCGAATGGCAAAGTCTTTGCCGACAGCATTGTGAACTATTCTCGCAACGAAACTCGCCGTATCGATCTGATTTTTGATATTAGTTACGATGCGGATATTGAAAAAGCGAAAAGCATTATTGCGAAAGTGCTGTTTGATGACGAAAATGTCTTAAATCACCCAGAACCAACGATTGCGGTGGGCAGTCTTGCACCAAGCAGCGTACAGCTTTTTGTTCGCCCGTGGGTGCAAACTTCCAAATATGCGTCAACTCAATTTGATTTGCTGGAAAAAGTGAAAATGGAGTTTGATAAAGCCGGCATTGGCATTCCATTTAACCAATTAGATCTGCATTTGCCAGATAACGTGGAAATTGTGCGTAAAGCGTAA